From one Humulus lupulus chromosome 8, drHumLupu1.1, whole genome shotgun sequence genomic stretch:
- the LOC133795606 gene encoding protein ALP1-like, giving the protein MVAMFLYILAHHHKNRVVGFSFKRSGKTVSKYFHECLKAMIRCQKEFWKTPEPVLETSIDPRWKWFKKCLGALDGTYIRVRVREADKPRYRTRKGEIATNVLGVCSQDMQFIYVLPGSTHDGRVLRDAVTRRNGLKVPNGYYYLVDAGYTNGQGFLAPFRGTRYHLNDWDDGHLPNTPEEFFNMKHSSARNVIERCFGLLKMRWAILRSPSFYDLKTQRRIISVCCMLHNFIRKEMNIDPVENEMNNFPENHTTTNYNYINSVESSNSWTTWRQNLAEEMWNTWRANRGLG; this is encoded by the exons ATGGTAGCAATGTTTCTATATATTCTAGCACACCACCATAAGAATCGTGTTGTTGGTTTTAGTTTTAAGAGATCAGGAAAAACTGTTagtaaatattttcatgaatgtTTAAAAGCAATGATTCGCTGCCAAAAAGAATTTTGGAAAACACCTGAGCCAGTATTAGAGACCTCAATCGATCCAAGGTGGAAGTGGTTTAAG AAATGTTTGGGAGCATTAGATGGAACCTATATAAGAGTGCGTGTACGTGAAGCTGATAAACCAAGATATAGGACAAGAAAAGGAGAGATCGCAACCAATGTTTTGGGGGTTTGTTCACAAGACATGCAGTTTATATATGTCTTACCAGGTTCAACACATGATGGACGAGTATTGAGAGATGCCGTGACTAGGAGAAATGGGTTAAAAGTCCCTAACg gttattattatttagttgatGCTGGATACACCAATGGTCAAGGTTTTCTTGCACCTTTTCGAGGAACACGATACCATCTTAATGATTGGGATGATGGACACCTTCCAAACACACCGGAAGAGTTCTTCAATATGAAACATTCAAGTGCTAGGAATGTAATTGAGCGTTGCTTTGGATTGTTGAAAATGCGATGGGCAATTCTTAGAAGTCCATCTTTTTATGACTTGAAAACACAACGACGTATAATTTCTGTTTGTTGTATGTTGCACAATTTTATTCGAAAAGAGATGAACATTGATCCAGTGGAAAATGAGATGAATAATTTTCCAGAAAATCATACTACaacaaattataattatataaatagtgTTGAGTCTTCAAATTCTTGGACCACATGGAGACAAAATTTGGCAGAAGAAATGTGGAATACATGGCGAGCAAATAGAGGTTTaggataa
- the LOC133795607 gene encoding uncharacterized protein LOC133795607, translating into MSSNSNVGQRWRGQNKHYWTPMEDNALIDCLLELSQNPTWRADCGFKNGYLQQIEIMLETKLQRSGLKASPHIESRIKTLKGKYCCLTELLSLSGFGWDNEHMMLLCEKSAFDEWVKKRKDASGLYGKPFPYYYKLAEIYGRDRATGTNAGNADDDEEEIRQEDTIGVDFGVDDNIADGGDDEEIDEFDGVSNTQHPSNMRRRSTESITSAQQRNKKKRSKVMDGMSANIGALAESVSEIVPKLQGLINALSNDKEVADMQANLYTEISKIDSLTAIQCIKATNMLAEKPSLMRVFYAMSDEVKMQYIMNMLQNDA; encoded by the exons ATGAGTTCTAACTCTAATGTAGGTCAAAGATGGAGAGGTCAAAATAAACATTACTGGACTCCAATGGAAGACAATGCTTTGATCGACTGTCTTCTAGAGTTAAGCCAAAATCCTACATGGCGGGCTGATTGTGGATTTAAAAATGGATATTTGCAACAAATAGAGATTATGTTAGAAACAAAATTACAGCGTTCTGGATTGAAGGCCTCACCTCATATTGAATCTCGTATTAAAACTTTGAAGGGAAAGTATTGTTGCTTGACTGAATTGTTGTCTTTAAGTGGTTTTGGCTGGGACAATGAGCATATGATGTTATTATGTGAAAAAAGTGCATTTGATGAGTGGGTGAAG AAACGTAAAGATGCAAGTGGATTATATGGAAAACCATTTCCTTATTACTACAAGCTAGCAGAAATATATGGTCGAGATCGTGCTACTGGAACAAATGCTGGTAATGCTGACGATGATGAAGAGGAAATACGACAAGAGGATACAATTGGTGTGGATTTTGGAGTTGATGATAATATAGCTGATGGAGGGGatgatgaagaaatagatgagTTTGATGGTGTCTCAAATACTCAACACCCTAGTAATATGCGTCGTAGATCCACTGAGAGTATTACTAGTGCCCAACAACGTAATAAAAAGAAAAGGTCAAAGGTAATGGATGGTATGTCAGCTAATATTGGTGCATTAGCAGAATCTGTATCAGAAATCGTCCCTAAGCTTCAAGGACTGATCAATGCATTATCAAATGATAAAGAAgtggctgatatgcaagccaattTATATACAGAAATAAGCAAGATTGACAGCCTAACTGCAATACAATGTATTAAAGCCACCAACATGTTAGCAGAAAAGCCCTCATTGATGCGAGTGTTTTATGCAATGTCAGATGAGGTGAAAATgcaatatattatgaatatgttgcAAAATGATGCCTAA